From the Tripterygium wilfordii isolate XIE 37 chromosome 6, ASM1340144v1, whole genome shotgun sequence genome, one window contains:
- the LOC119999593 gene encoding protein PLASTID REDOX INSENSITIVE 2, chloroplastic-like has protein sequence MAYWSGALVSPTFNPFALFSSSSSSSRPVASFLCSYSAFPSFSFSQIRDSGSFTFSHSLSVKPSVTITKHPETHFISSKSTKKICSVTEFKFPDPIPEFANAETEKFKAHLLKRLSKKDIFGDSLGEVVEICTEIFSTFLHTEYGGPGTLLVVTFIDMADTIDERGLPGGPQAARAAVKWAQDHLDDDWDEWTGGDSN, from the exons ATGGCTTACTGGAGCGGAGCTCTCGTGTCTCCGACATTCAACCCATTCGCTctcttttcttcatcttcttcttcttcccgaCCCGTCGCTTCATTTTTGTGTAGCTACTCTGCTTTTCCTTcgttttctttttcacaaattaGGGATTCAGGTTCCTTTACATTTAGTCACTCTCTTAGTGTTAAACCTTCAGTCACCATAACAAAACACCCAGAAACTCATTTTATTTCTTCTAAATCCACTAAGAAAATTTGTAGCGTAACCGAATTCAAATTTCCTGACCCAATCCCGGAGTTTGCTAATGCG gAGACGGAGAAGTTTAAGGCTCATCTCCTCAAGAGACTCTCTAAGAAAGATATTTTTGGAGATTCACTCGGAGAGGTGGTTGAAATCTGCACTGAG ATATTCAGTACTTTTTTGCACACTGAGTATGGTGGTCCTGGGACACTCTTAGTGGTAACTTTCATTGACATGGCTGATACTATTGATGAGCGTGGATTGCCAGGAGGACCACAAGCTGCTCGTGCAGCTGTCAAATGGGCTCAGGATCATTTGGATGATGATTGGGATGAATGGACCGGAGGAGATAGCAATTGA
- the LOC119999592 gene encoding pentatricopeptide repeat-containing protein At3g14330, with translation MIPAISLSGVVTNITAISVSIAPKPQKPLKQTLKSLANSGKLDEAIRLIEDSPSKFVDTEAYSTLLHACISQKSLKHGQRLYLQLRHRRDRDKNRHNNLLSDSTLQSKFITLFAVCGRVHEARCIFDDGLEYGDVPESVWVAMAIGYARNGYFMEALLVYGDMLYHFIQPGNFAFSVALKACADLNDFQVGRGIHAQVAKSNEEPDQVVNNALLRFYAECGRFDEVVKVFEEMPERNIVSWNSLITSLLKQGRLFEAMDMFRRMQRDGMGFSWVTLTTILSLCAQVTALHSGKEIHAQIVKSVKRPDMPVLNSLLDMYGKCGVIDYCRKVFDGMSDKDLTSWNTLLTGFAMNGHMEEAMELFNKMVEYGLRVDEVTFIALLSGCSHAGRTDAGQTLFNRMKKDFGVSPSVEHYACLVDTLGRAGRIDEALEIVKSMPMQPSGSIWGSLLNSCRLYGKVSHARTVAKHLFQLEPNNPGNYVMLSNIYANAGLWEDVNVVREMMQSEGLKKEAGCSWIHIKNSVHTFVAGGSNEFRNSAEYKKIWSKVMEAMDEIGYVADTGVVLHDVNDEMKAMWVCGHSERLATMFALIHTAGGMPIRITKNLRVCRDCHAWMKIVSRVMGRIIVLRDTNRFHHFKEGECTCKDYW, from the coding sequence ATGATTCCCGCCATTTCGCTCTCAGGCGTTGTAACTAACATAACCGCCATTTCAGTCTCCATAGCCCCCAAACCACAAAAGCCTCTTAAGCAAACCCTTAAATCTCTGGCAAACTCTGGAAAACTAGACGAGGCAATTCGGCTGATTGAAGATTCGCCCTCCAAATTTGTAGATACTGAGGCGTACTCCACCCTCCTCCATGCCTGTATCTCTCAAAAGTCCTTAAAACATGGCCAACGACTCTATCTCCAACTGCGTCATCGCAGAGACCGAGACAAAAATCGACACAATAATCTGCTCAGTGATTCAACCTTGCAAAGCAAGTTCATTACCCTTTTCGCTGTTTGCGGCCGTGTCCACGAGGCTCGCTGCATATTTGACGATGGCCTTGAATATGGAGACGTACCCGAGTCAGTATGGGTGGCAATGGCTATTGGGTATGCAAGAAATGGGTATTTTATGGAGGCTTTACTTGTTTACGGTGACATGCTGTATCACTTCATTCAACCAGGCAATTTTGCGTTTTCTGTGGCATTAAAGGCATGTGCAGATTTGAATGATTTTCAGGTTGGGAGAGGGATCCATGCCCAAGTTGCAAAGTCTAACGAAGAACCTGATCAAGTGGTGAATAATGCTCTTTTGAGGTTTTATGCAGAGTGTGGGCGTTTTGATGAGGTAGTTAAGGTGTTTGAAGAAATGCCTGAAAGGAATATTGTGTCTTGGAATTCTTTGATTACAAGTCTTTTGAAGCAGGGTCGATTGTTTGAGGCAATGGATATGTTTAGACGGATGCAAAGAGATGGAATGGGATTCAGTTGGGTCACTCTCACAACAATCTTATCTCTATGTGCACAAGTGACGGCATTGCATAGTGGGAAGGAGATACATGCGCAAATTGTGAAGTCAGTGAAGAGACCAGATATGCcagtgctaaactctctcttaGACATGTACGGAAAATGTGGAGTCATTGATTACTGTAGGAAAGTATTTGATGGCATGAGTGATAAAGATTTGACATCGTGGAACACCTTGTTGACCGGTTTTGCCATGAATGGCCATATGGAAGAAGCAATGGAATTGTTCAATAAGATGGTCGAGTATGGGTTGCGGGTTGATGAGGTCACTTTCATTGCGTTATTATCAGGTTGTAGCCATGCGGGGCGTACAGATGCTGGACAGACATTGTTCAATAGAATGAAGAAAGATTTCGGAGTTTCACCAAGTGTGGAGCATTATGCTTGTCTGGTGGATACATTGGGTAGAGCTGGAAGAATTGACGAGGCATTAGAGATAGTGAAAAGCATGCCTATGCAGCCTAGTGGCAGCATATGGGGATCGTTGCTTAATTCCTGCAGACTCTACGGCAAGGTCTCTCATGCAAGAACTGTTGCAAAACATTTGTTTCAACTGGAACCAAACAATCCTGGAAATTATGTGATGCTGTCGAACATTTATGCAAATGCAGGGCTGTGGGAGGATGTAAATGTGGTTAGAGAGATGATGCAATCAGAAGGCTTAAAAAAGGAGGCTGGATGCAGTTGGATACATATAAAGAATAGTGTTCACACATTTGTGGCTGGAGGGAGTAATGAGTTTCGTAATTCAGCAGAGTACAAGAAAATTTGGAGCAAAGTAATGGAAGCAATGGACGAAATTGGATACGTCGCTGATACAGGGGTTGTACTTCATGATGTAAACGATGAAATGAAAGCAATGTGGGTTTGTGGGCATAGTGAGCGACTTGCAACCATGTTTGCACTCATCCACACCGCCGGTGGAATGCCTATTAGGATTACAAAGAATCTTCGCGTTTGCAGAGATTGTCACGCTTGGATGAAGATTGTTTCAAGAGTAATGGGAAGGATAATTGTTTTGAGAGATACGAACCGATTCCACCATTTCAAAGAAGGTGAATGCACTTGTAAGGACTACTGGTAA